Proteins found in one Carassius auratus strain Wakin chromosome 12, ASM336829v1, whole genome shotgun sequence genomic segment:
- the ptges3l gene encoding putative protein PTGES3L, whose protein sequence is MPKIVRPENCQPAKTLWYDRKKYLTINFVVQNPKDVQVDIQDTKIILSCKDIDDNNIYNEIEFYDRVFKSDSREKVFDRTINVLIRKVKENVAWPRLQKDLAKPAWLLVDFDNWRDWEHEEEEGMAEYEDYMDMLNEMKNKGEPPAMDDLDDLSD, encoded by the exons ATGCCAAAGATTGTGAGACCAGAGAATTG TCAACCAGCCAAAACACTGTGGTACGACCGGAAAAAGTATTTGACTATCAACTTTGTGGTTCAAAACCCCAAAGATGTTCAAGTAGATATCCAGGACACGAAAATAATTTTAAG ctgtAAAGACATAGATGACAACAATATCTACAATGAGATTGAATTTTATGACCGAGTATTTAAATCT GATTCAAGGGAGAAAGTCTTTGACCGGACAATTAATGTCTTGATAAGGAAAGTGAAGGAAAATGTGGCATGGCCTCGGCTCCAGAAAGATCTTGCAAAG cCCGCATGGCTGTTAGTAGACTTTGATAACTGGAGGGACTGGGAACATGAAGAGGAAGAGGGCATGGCAGAATATGAAGATTATATGGAT ATGCTTAATGAAATGAAGAACAAAGGAGAGCCTCCTGCCATGGATGACCTGGACGATCTT AGTGACTGA